One Paralysiella testudinis genomic window, CCTTGTTCGGCCATTTGGCGCGGGTAGTCGTTGGCATCGGCAAAAACAATCTCACCTTGGCTTAGGAAACGGTGGCCCAGCGTCCAGTTTTGGCTTTGCAAACCCAACACGCTGCCTGAAACGGTATCGCCGCCGTGCAGCATCACCAAACCGTGCACCGGGCGCACAAAGGTGTGGCTGCTGCTGCCCCAGCGCATCACTTTGGGAATGGGCAGTTTTTTCACTGCTTGCGCCAAAATATCGCTGAGCAAGGCCGCCAGCGGCTGGCCGGGCTGGATAAATTGATGGGCATACACGTCTTGCTTGCCGTCGTGCACCGTGGTTAAGTCGGCCACACTCACGCCGCACGAGCGGGCAAAGCCTTCCAAAGCCTTGGTGGGCGCGCCGTCTTTCATGCCTGCGGCCACTGCCGGGCCTTTTTTGAGCACCTGCTGATCCGACTGTACCGCTTTCACGTTTTGCACCTGCACGGCCAAGCGGCGCGGCGCGGCATAAGCATGGTATTGCGGCTCGCCGTCAATCAGCTGCGCCTTGGCCAGCCCGGCCACCACGCCCTCAGCCAAGCTTTCGCCCAAGGTGTTTAAGGCTTTGGGCGGCAGTTCTTCGGTGCGCAGTTCGATAAGAAGGGTTTGGGTTGTCATGGTTGCTTTCGGTGTATTCATATCATTAAATGATTGCTTAAATCGGCTCAATTATTCTTTTCAGGCAGCCTGATGCAGCATATGCATTATCAGGCGAATCAGGGTTTCTTTTTGTTTGGGGTCAGACTCGGCCACCAATAAGGTGAGCGCCGCCAGCCCGGTATCGTTAATCACCGCTTGGCCTGCCGGATTCAGCAGCCTGCCGTTGCGGTGCAGAAAATCAACAAATAAAAATGCGCCGCTGCGTTTGTTGCCATCGGCAAAGGGGTGGTTTTTCACCACAAAATACAATAAGTGTGCGGCCTTGCTTTCTATGCTGGGATAAGCTTCTGCGCCGAATACGCTTTGCGCCAAATTGCCCAACAGCGCGGCCAGGCCGTCGCCGCGCTCGCGGGCAAATAAATCGGTGGCTTCGCCGCGCGCCATCAGTTGCCGCTTCAAAGCCGCCAACGCCGTGCGCGCCTGTGCTGCGGTGGGCAGCAAGCCGCCGTTTTCGCCTTTGGGTTCGTGTAACAAACCTTCATCGTATTGTTGCAACCACAAAAAAGTTTGCGTATAGCGGCTAACAATATCCACCAAGCCGCGGCCGCTGGCTAAAGTTAATTCCGGCGAAGCCGCTGTTTTGCGGATAAGCGCCAAGGCTTGCTCCAGCTCGGCGGCGTTTTGCTGCAAACGGGCGTGGTTGAGTACATAGCCTTGCAGCAGGTAGTCTTTTAAGCGTTGTGTTGCCCAGATGCGGAACTGGGTAGCATGTTTTGATTTAACCCGATAGCCCACTGAAATCACTGCATCCAAATTGTAATGTTTCAAGCGGCGCTTAACTTGACGCTTGCCTTCTGATTGAACTACCGAGAAATCCTCGGTAGTTGCTGCTTCATCCAGCTCATTTTCAATAAAGATGTTTTTTAGATGCAGGCTGATATTATCGCTGCCGGTGTCGAACAATACCGCCATTTGCGCCTGGGTCAACCACACGGTTTCCTGTCCAAAGCGCACGGCTACCTGCGTTTGCCCATCGGCGGTTTGGTAAATTTCAATCGGCTGGCTCATCGTCAATTCCACAATCTTTTCAGGCAGCCTGATGCATTTATAGTGAATTAAATTTGAACCAATACTGCGTTGGCTCGCCTTGCCGTACTACCTGTACTGTCTGCGGCTCGCC contains:
- the rhuM gene encoding virulence protein RhuM/Fic/DOC family protein, whose product is MSQPIEIYQTADGQTQVAVRFGQETVWLTQAQMAVLFDTGSDNISLHLKNIFIENELDEAATTEDFSVVQSEGKRQVKRRLKHYNLDAVISVGYRVKSKHATQFRIWATQRLKDYLLQGYVLNHARLQQNAAELEQALALIRKTAASPELTLASGRGLVDIVSRYTQTFLWLQQYDEGLLHEPKGENGGLLPTAAQARTALAALKRQLMARGEATDLFARERGDGLAALLGNLAQSVFGAEAYPSIESKAAHLLYFVVKNHPFADGNKRSGAFLFVDFLHRNGRLLNPAGQAVINDTGLAALTLLVAESDPKQKETLIRLIMHMLHQAA